The sequence TGGGTGAGGACGCCGCGGACCGCTTCGATCATGGCGCGGTCCTCCAGCAGGGCCCGGCCGATCTGCAGGGACGAGCCGCCCAGGCCGTTGCCGTGGCCGACCTCGACCAGGGGGACGCGGGCCGCGTTCGCGGCTTCGGCGTAGGCGCGCAGTTGGGCGGCGTTCAGGCGGTGGCCGACGGAGTGCTGGCCGTCGCGCAGCGTCGCGTCGTGCAGGATCACGGGTGCGGGTTCGGTCATGGGGTGCCTCGCAGGATCCGGGCGGCGGCGTGGCGTTCGGCCAGCGCCACCGCGGCCGCGTTGATGATCTCGACGTTCCCGGCGTACCCGGGCAGGCCCTGGGCGGTGGCGGCGACGTCGACGGTGAGGGTGATCCGCTCGCCGGTGACCGTGCAGCCGGCCAGCCGGTAGCCGGGGGCGAAGGCGCCGCGCACGGCCGCGGCCGCCGCCTCGACGGCCTCGCGCACGGCCTGCCGGTCGGCGCCGTCGGCCAGGAGGGTGGCCTGGGCGCGGAAGACGGGGGCCGGCAGGGCGGGGCTCAGGCTGGTGAGGACCTTCACCCCGGGCACGCCGGTGAACCGGCGCACGGCCGCGCCGGTGGTGGCGATGTACTCGTCGAGGTTGCTCCGGCTGGCCGGGCCGACGCTCGCGGACGCGGCGGTGGTGACGATCTCCGCGTAGCGGGGCACGCAGTGCCGGGCCGCGGCCGCCAGGACCGGGGCCACAGTCTGGGCGCCGCAGCTGGCCAGGCTCAGATGGCGCCGGGTCTCGGCGGCGTCGCCGTTGACAGTGGGAGCAGTGATGGTGCCCTCCCCGGCCGGTGTCACGTCGACGAGCAGGACGCCGGCGGCGGCCAGCTCGGCACGGCGCCGCGGGTGCGCGGCGGCGCTGGAGGCGTCGAAGACGACGTCGACGCCGCTGCCCGCGACCGCGTCGATCCCGGCGGTGGAGACGGCGCAGCCAAGGCGCTCGGCGCGCCGCAGGCCGGCGCTGCTGTGGCGGCCCGCGACGAGCACGCAGCTCAGGGCGGACGAGCGGGTGAGCCGTTCGGCCAGGTCGAGGCCGAGCAGTCCGGGACCGATCACGGCCGCGCGAAGCGGGGCGGCGAGCACGGGGCCTCCTGCGGTCGTGGGAGTCGCGATGCTGGTGCGGTCAGACGGCATGGACGCCGACCGGCGCGAGGGAAGGCGAGCAGGCCCGGACGGTGAGGCCCGGGCGCAGGGGGACGCTGGCGTGGACGGCACCCGCCAGGACGACGTCGCCGGCCTTCAGCCCGCTGCCCCGGCCGGCCAGGCGCCGCGCCAGCCACACAACGGAGCGGAGCGGGTCGCCCAGTACCTCGCGGCCCGCGCCTGTGGCGACGCCGGTAGCGTCGACCTGGACCGACAGTTCCTCGTCGCGCAGGTCCCAGCCGGGCACCGCCGAGAACTCGCCGAGCACGAAGGCCGCGCTCGCCGCGTTGTCGGCGACGCTGTCCACCAGCGTGATGCCCTCCAGCTCGTAGCGGCTGTCGATGACCTCCAGCGCCAGGCACGCCCCGTCGACCGCCGCGCGGGCCTCGTCCACCCCGATACGGTCGCCGAACAGGTCGGCTCCCAGGCGGAACGCGAACTCGGCCTCGATCCGGGGCTCCGCCAGGTCGGGGCAGCGCACGACCCCGCCCGAGGGCAGGCCCGCGGACTCCAACAGGATCCCGGAGTCGGGCTCGTCGATGCCGAACTGCTCCTGCATCGCCGCCGACGTCAGGCCGACCTTGTAGCCCAGGACGCGGTCGCCCGCTCCGATCCGCAACGCGGCCGCGTACTCCTGCACGGCGTACGCCTCCTGAAGTGTCGTCCCCGGGCGCCGGACGGTCAGCCTCACGGCGCGGGCGCCCTGCGGCGTGCCGCGCAGAAGCTGGGCCTCCGCCACCTGCCAGGGAGGGATGCGGTGCGACGTCTGCATGGGGGTCTCCTCTCGAAACTCGTCGGGTCGTTCTCGGGCGAACACCGCCCGGGCTGCGGCAGAACGCCAGGGCACGTCACGGGACCGCCGCGGCCGGGCTGCGGGTGCGCGGCGGGCCGCGCCGGCGGCTTCACCAGGGAGGTGAGGCCGATCGGCCGGTGCTCCATGCGCCGGCTCCCCTTCGCGATGTTCCGCAGGCACCCGCGGGTGCCGGACGTGGTGGGACGGGACAAGGGGGTGTTGCCGTAGCGGCGGTGCGGGCCGTGCACGACCGGGGTGTTGCTGCTGTCTTCCGACCTGGTGCGCCATTCGACCGAGGGAGGACGATTCCAGTCCAACTCGGCTGCTCGGGAAAGGGGTTGTCGGTTGTCCCGGTGTTGTCCCGCCCGGCTCGGGGATAGGCTTCCGGGCACCGGCGGTGATGGAGTTGGTTCCATGGCACAGCAGATCGCGCATCCCCTCGCCTACGCGAGGGCGCAACGCGGCTGGTCCCAGAGCGATCTGGTGGCCCGGTTGCGTCTGGCGGCGGCCGGGCACCCGCACGGCCTGCGCACCGGCGTTGACAACAGCGCGGTCAGCCGCTGGGAGCACGGGCACAAGGTCCCGCTCGCCGACACGCAGCTGTTGATCGCCGACGCCTTCGGTGTACCCCACGGCGACGTCGGGCTGTTCGACTGGCCCGACTGGCTGCCGGGCCGCGAGGAACCGGTCCCCGTCGGGACGGGCCGCACCGTCACCGCACTTCGAGACGCCCAGAGAGCCGCCATGGACCCCCGTCGCCGTACCTTCGTCGCCTTCGGAGCGTTCGCTCTCGCCGGGCTCGCCGCCCAGTGGGCGACCCTGGAGCCCGAACGCCTCGGCACCGCCCTCGACGGCAAGCGCGTGGACGCGCAGCTCCTGGACTGGCTCGAGGACACCAGCTGCACGCTCAACGCGCTGCCGACCGAGCAGCGCCAGCACACCGCCCGCCTGATGGACGCCCAGCTGGCCACCGTCACCGACCTGATCGACGGCGGGAACTACAGTGCCGCCACCGGCCGCCGCCTGCACCGCCTCGCCGCGACCCTGGCCGTCACCTGCGGGTGGTACCGCTTCGACCAGGGCGAGCACCACCTGGCCGGACGACTGTGGAACGCGGCCCTGGTCGGCGCGCACGCCGGCGACGACCGCGATCTGGGCGCCGGAGTCCTCTCGGACTTCGCGTACCAGGCCATCTGGCTGAAGAACCCGGACAGCGCCGTCGCCCCGCTCACCCAGGCGCTCTCGCGCGCCGCCCACCCCACGGCCCGCTCGCTGCTGCACCTCCGGCGCGCCCGCGCCCACGCCGCCCTCGGCGACGGCAACGCCTGCCACCGCGACCTTTCGGCCGCCGAGGCGGCCCTGCTCACGGATGCACCCGACCCCGCCCCCGCATGGTGCGCCTGGATGGGGCCGGCCGACCTTGCTGTCGACTCCGGGCAGTGCCTGCTCGACCTCGGCCGCGCCTCCGAAGCCCTGGGCCGCATCGACGAAGGCATCGGTCTTCTCCCCGAGGCCCGGGCCAAGACGAGGGCCGTGTTCCAGCTCTCCCAGGCCCGCGGACTGCTGGGCACCCGCGACGTCGAGCAGGCGCTGCACATCACGACCGCCGCGGTGGAGACGGCGACCCGGATCGGCGCGCAGCGCTGCGTCGCGCAGGCCAAGGAACTCGCTCCGGCCTTCAAGCCGTACGCGCGGGTCCATGGTGTCCCCGCGCTGCTGTCGCGGCTGGCAGCCGTGTGAGCTCCGCTGGAACACGAACGCGCCCCCGGCCTCCGTACGGAACCCGGCCGGGCCGGTGCGCCCGGGCCCGAGGAACGGAGCGCTTGCCCACACGCGCAACCGCCCGTGGCCGGGGTGCGACCACGGACCCCGGGCGGAGCCGCCGCCACGCAATCGCCGAGAGGCGATCGCGCCCGCACCGGGCGCACCGTCTCCGTGCCTTTCACTGCCCAGGCCCAGGACATCAGCGGGCACAGGGCGTGCCCGCGGGCCCGGGCATCGGGTCGACCCCGGCATGCCCATCCCTTCCGATCCGCAGTGCGCAGCACGTCAACGGGCCTTGGACGTCGGTCTGGAGCGACCTCCGGTCCGTGGTCCTGCCGGTCGGCAGGGCCGGCTTGCGCTACGAGTAGGGAACCGGATCCCGGCCGGGGGCGGGATGCTCACAAGGGGGGCTCACACATCACGCATCGGCGTTCCGGGGGACAGGCCGGTGCCCTAGGATCGGACACCGCGTCAACATCTCATCACTGAAGGTGATCACTCGAAGGAGGTGTGCGGGTGACGCAGTCCGGCCGACGGCGCAGGCCGCCCAACGATGCCCTGGCCCGGGTCTTCGAGGAGTCCGGGGCGTCCAAGAACTCGCTGGCACACAGCCTCAACCGGCTCTGCGAGCAGGCAGGACACCCCCGCAGCTACACGAACACCAGCCTTTCCAACTGGATCGCACGCGGGATGGTCCCCGAGGCCCCCGCTCCCGCGCTGCTCGCCCGGCTGTTCACCGAGCGGCTCGGGCGCCGCGTGAGTCTCGCCGACATCGGAATGACAGCCCCCGGAGCGGCGCATGCTGATACCGGGCTCACCTTCGCCCGGGACACCGGCGACGCGGTTCGCGCCGCCACCGAGTACTGGAGCACCTTGAACCGCCGCACCCTGGTGACCGGATCCGCCGGCTTCGCCGTCTCCGCGTTCACCACCCCCAGCATCCGATGGCTCAGTGAGCCGGCCGACCGGCACCGGTCCGAGCACGGCGGCCGCAGGGTCGGCCAGGGCGACATCGACGAGCTCCGCGAGACGGCAGAGGACGCGCGCCGCTGGGACGCCAAGTACGGCGGCGGGAACTGGAAGCTGTCCTCCGTCAACGACTGCCTCGACCGGCGCGCATCCCCCCTGTTGCACGGCTCCTACACCGAGGACGTCGGCCGCCAGCTGTTCGCCGTGACCGCCGAGCTCGCCCGCCTCGTCGGCTGGTCCGCCTTCGACATGGGCCGCCACGACGTGGCGCAGCGCCAGTTCGTCCAGGCCCTGCGGATGGCGAAGGCCGGAGGGGACGTGGAGATCGGCTGCTACGTGCTCACCACGATGGCACTGGCCGCCCTGATCAAGGGCGCCGCCACCGAGGCGGTGGACATGGCCGAGGGGGCGGCCCACAACCGGGCCAAGGACATCGCGTCGCCGCGCGTGCTGTCGTTCGCCAAGCTGGCCGAGGCCAGGGCCCACGCGAAGGCCGGCAACGGCCCGGCCGCGGCCCGCGCCCTGAGCAGGGCCGAGGAGCTGCTGGCAGCCGTGCGCGACGACGGCCGCGATCCGCAGTGGCTGGACTACTACACCCGCGCCAGGCGTCGCTTCCGACGCGACCGAGATCCATCTGGACCTGGCGCACCCGCGCTCCGCACTCGCCTGGAGCGCGGAGGCGGACGCGATGCCCTCCGGCCGGTACACGCGGGCCACCGGGATCCGGCTCGCGGTCACCGCGAGCGCGCACCTGCAGGGCCGGGACCTCGACCAGGGGCTGGCGGTCGGCCGGCGGGCACTGGGGATCCTCGGAGGCGTCGAGTCGTCCCGCGCCCGGGACTACCTGCGCCGGTTCGCCCGGGGCCTCGGCCCGTGGGAGAAGGACCCCCGCGTACGCGCCTTCCTGAAGGAGGGCCGGCCGGCCCTCCACCGCGCCGCATAGCCCCAGCCCCCAGAGAGTAGGCACGATGACCGACCGCTGGACCGAGACCGGCCGCAGCACCGTGTTCCAGGTGATGGGCAGGACCCTCGACAAAGTCACCTACCGGCTGCCTGACGGCACCAGCAGGGACAAGCTCCTGCGCAACGAACCGTCGGCCGCCGCGGTGCTCGCACTGACACCCGACAACAAGGTGATCATCGCCCGCCAGTACCGGCCCGGCCCGGACGCGGTTCTCCCCGAGCTGCCCGGCGGGTTCATCGAACCGGGTGAGGACCCCGCCACCGCCGCCGGGCGTGAGCTCCTGGAGGAGACCGGCTACAAGGGCGACCTCGAGCTCGCGGGATCCTGCTGGGACGACGCCGGCTCCACCGCCAAGCGCTGGGCGTTCGTCGCCCGCAACTGCGTGCGCGTCGCCGACCAGGACCTCGACGAGATGGAGTTCGTCGACGTCGCCCTGCTCACCCTCGAGGAGTTCCGGCAGGTCGTCCGCGACGGGCTGATGACCGACGTCGAGCTGGCCTACCGCGGGCTGGACCACCTCGGCCTGCTCTGAACAGATCACCGCGCATGCGCGCACCGCTCCGGCCTCGCCGCGACCGGCCCACAGCGCAACGCACCAGTACAGGACCAGGGGAAGGCCCGTGCCCACCACACACCGGATGTCGCTGCTCTCCCACCTGGTCCCGCTGATGGCCTCCGGGACCAAGACGCTCGAGATCCGGGTCGCCGACGCCAAGCGCCGTGCTCTACAGGCCGGTGACCTGATCGAGTTCACTCCCGCCGACGGGACGGCAGGGAAAACACTCGTGCAGGTCGTCCGGGCCAGCGTCTACACCGACTTCCCCGCCCTGCTCGCTGCCGAGAACCAAGATCGCATCCATCCCGACCTCGACGCGGCTCGGCAACTGGCACTGCTCAGGGAGATCTACCCGCCGGAACGGGAAGCCCTGGGCGCGATCGCCATCGAGGTCACCCTTGTGCAGCCCGCTCGCCCGCCCGCCGACAGTCCGCGCGCCGGCAGACCGGAGGGCAGCCGGCGCGAGGGCGCGGGTTGACCCGCAACGGAAGGATGCGCCTGCTTAGACGGGGACGACACACTCGAGCGGACGATGTCCGGGACGGACCGGACGGTGCGGCCGGCACCGGCCAGCCGCACCGATACGCTCCACCTATGAGCGAATGTCAGTCCGGTAGCGCTGGGGCCAGCTTCGTTCTGCCGGCCGACCCGAACGACGACACCACCGCCCTCGACGCCTGGCTCCGGCCGCTCGGATGGTGCGTCGAACCCGACATCGTCCGGGCCCGGCCCGGCTACCTGCGACTGCGCCCGCTCGTCACCGCCGACCCCGACGGCGGCCGCACCTTCGCGCCCGGCACCACTGTCCGGTGGACGGGCCACGACATCACCCGAGTCGCACCGGCCGTACCCGGCCCCCTGCGACCCCTCCTCGGCCTGATCGGCCACCCTGCGACGTAACCGCGGAGGACACCGCTCGACCCGGATGCCGCACAGCGAGGTGCGAGACGAGGTCGAGGGCGTAGAGGTGACCCGCCTCGGCTTACGACGAAGGAGGCCGCCGCCCGAGGTCCACCGCCGAGCGCGGGCCCGGGTCGAGAGCGCCGGTCCCGTCCGGCCGCCCGCCGTCGAGCCGCTCGACCGGGCCGGCCGTTCGTCGGCCGTCTCCTCCCGGTGAGGCGACCTGCGTAACAGCTTGGGCGACCGCCGTGCGGCCGGCCTGGGCCCGATCATCAGCGTGTGACTGCCTTCGTGAGCGGGATGGCCGACGCTGAACGAGGGTCGGCAGTGCCCCGTGGGGCTTGTCGGCCAGTGGTCTTCCGGTCGGGTCAGCAGCCTGTCGGAGCCGTGGCCTAGAGTGCAGCCTCTGACAGACTGACGGCCGGAGAGGGGCTGGGCGATGACCGAGGCGTGGGACCGGCTCCGGGCGATCATGGGTGAGCCGGTCTACACCCCGGCGCGGGTGCCGTGGGAGCTGGCACCGGCCGAGCTCGGGGTCCAGCTGCCGTCGGACTACCGGGCGTTCGTCGACCTGTACGGTGCGGTGAACCTGAACGGCGAGTGGGGCGTGCGATCACCGACGAGGCGCTCCCGCGTCGCCGGTTCTGCGGGCGGCCTGGCGGGGTGGCGCTTCGAGACCGACACCGAGTTCCGGCTGCAGGTCGAGGGGGAGGACGAGTTCTGGGACCAGGAGCACACCCCGGTGTTCCCGGACCCGGGCGGGCTGCTGCCCTGGGGCATGAACAGCAACCACAACTACTGCTGCTGGCTGACCACCGGCCCGGACCCGGAGCAGTGGCCGGTGGCCGTCTTCTGCGACTTCGACGGCGTCGACGACGGTGAGCTCGACCGTTTCGACGGCGGCTTCGCCGAGTTCGTGGCGACCGTACTCACCGGCGGCTACGCCCATGAGGACGAGTTGCTGGTGCGCCCGGACCCGGAGGAGTGGGGACCTCAACCGGTCCGACCACTCTGGACGCCCGCCTACGACTGGACCGGCAAGGACTGGGGTGCGGAGTGGGG comes from Streptomyces sp. TLI_053 and encodes:
- a CDS encoding acetaldehyde dehydrogenase; this encodes MLAAPLRAAVIGPGLLGLDLAERLTRSSALSCVLVAGRHSSAGLRRAERLGCAVSTAGIDAVAGSGVDVVFDASSAAAHPRRRAELAAAGVLLVDVTPAGEGTITAPTVNGDAAETRRHLSLASCGAQTVAPVLAAAARHCVPRYAEIVTTAASASVGPASRSNLDEYIATTGAAVRRFTGVPGVKVLTSLSPALPAPVFRAQATLLADGADRQAVREAVEAAAAAVRGAFAPGYRLAGCTVTGERITLTVDVAATAQGLPGYAGNVEIINAAAVALAERHAAARILRGTP
- a CDS encoding fumarylacetoacetate hydrolase family protein; amino-acid sequence: MQTSHRIPPWQVAEAQLLRGTPQGARAVRLTVRRPGTTLQEAYAVQEYAAALRIGAGDRVLGYKVGLTSAAMQEQFGIDEPDSGILLESAGLPSGGVVRCPDLAEPRIEAEFAFRLGADLFGDRIGVDEARAAVDGACLALEVIDSRYELEGITLVDSVADNAASAAFVLGEFSAVPGWDLRDEELSVQVDATGVATGAGREVLGDPLRSVVWLARRLAGRGSGLKAGDVVLAGAVHASVPLRPGLTVRACSPSLAPVGVHAV
- a CDS encoding helix-turn-helix transcriptional regulator, which encodes MAQQIAHPLAYARAQRGWSQSDLVARLRLAAAGHPHGLRTGVDNSAVSRWEHGHKVPLADTQLLIADAFGVPHGDVGLFDWPDWLPGREEPVPVGTGRTVTALRDAQRAAMDPRRRTFVAFGAFALAGLAAQWATLEPERLGTALDGKRVDAQLLDWLEDTSCTLNALPTEQRQHTARLMDAQLATVTDLIDGGNYSAATGRRLHRLAATLAVTCGWYRFDQGEHHLAGRLWNAALVGAHAGDDRDLGAGVLSDFAYQAIWLKNPDSAVAPLTQALSRAAHPTARSLLHLRRARAHAALGDGNACHRDLSAAEAALLTDAPDPAPAWCAWMGPADLAVDSGQCLLDLGRASEALGRIDEGIGLLPEARAKTRAVFQLSQARGLLGTRDVEQALHITTAAVETATRIGAQRCVAQAKELAPAFKPYARVHGVPALLSRLAAV
- a CDS encoding sporulation protein, coding for MTQSGRRRRPPNDALARVFEESGASKNSLAHSLNRLCEQAGHPRSYTNTSLSNWIARGMVPEAPAPALLARLFTERLGRRVSLADIGMTAPGAAHADTGLTFARDTGDAVRAATEYWSTLNRRTLVTGSAGFAVSAFTTPSIRWLSEPADRHRSEHGGRRVGQGDIDELRETAEDARRWDAKYGGGNWKLSSVNDCLDRRASPLLHGSYTEDVGRQLFAVTAELARLVGWSAFDMGRHDVAQRQFVQALRMAKAGGDVEIGCYVLTTMALAALIKGAATEAVDMAEGAAHNRAKDIASPRVLSFAKLAEARAHAKAGNGPAAARALSRAEELLAAVRDDGRDPQWLDYYTRARRRFRRDRDPSGPGAPALRTRLERGGGRDALRPVHAGHRDPARGHRERAPAGPGPRPGAGGRPAGTGDPRRRRVVPRPGLPAPVRPGPRPVGEGPPRTRLPEGGPAGPPPRRIAPAPRE
- a CDS encoding NUDIX hydrolase; this encodes MTDRWTETGRSTVFQVMGRTLDKVTYRLPDGTSRDKLLRNEPSAAAVLALTPDNKVIIARQYRPGPDAVLPELPGGFIEPGEDPATAAGRELLEETGYKGDLELAGSCWDDAGSTAKRWAFVARNCVRVADQDLDEMEFVDVALLTLEEFRQVVRDGLMTDVELAYRGLDHLGLL
- a CDS encoding ASCH domain-containing protein — its product is MPTTHRMSLLSHLVPLMASGTKTLEIRVADAKRRALQAGDLIEFTPADGTAGKTLVQVVRASVYTDFPALLAAENQDRIHPDLDAARQLALLREIYPPEREALGAIAIEVTLVQPARPPADSPRAGRPEGSRREGAG
- a CDS encoding SMI1/KNR4 family protein, which encodes MTEAWDRLRAIMGEPVYTPARVPWELAPAELGVQLPSDYRAFVDLYGAVNLNGEWGVRSPTRRSRVAGSAGGLAGWRFETDTEFRLQVEGEDEFWDQEHTPVFPDPGGLLPWGMNSNHNYCCWLTTGPDPEQWPVAVFCDFDGVDDGELDRFDGGFAEFVATVLTGGYAHEDELLVRPDPEEWGPQPVRPLWTPAYDWTGKDWGAEWGITWYRPTGSREMPWTRERGSGYTTVREAASTRGRQEERPRP